From the genome of Vicia villosa cultivar HV-30 ecotype Madison, WI linkage group LG2, Vvil1.0, whole genome shotgun sequence, one region includes:
- the LOC131646858 gene encoding patatin-like protein 1 — MEEVKPVNFITVLSIDGGGVRGIIPGVILAYLESQLQEIDGADARLADYFNVIAGTSTGGLITAMLATPDPESNNRPLFAARQIVPFYLKNLPLIFPQKSGIFAPLMNMAKVLTGPKYNGEYLHKTIRGMTGNTLLSQTVTNIVIPSFDVEKFQPTIFSSYQIDAEPALDVKLSDICIGTSAAPTFLPAHYFEKRDEQGRVIKEYNLIDGSVCANNPTMVAIREVTKDMIRQPKGRSVNDAGVGLDRFLVISIGTGSNKSEKKYNAKMVAKWGAFTWLFNSGATPVIDCFNEASTDMVDYHNSVLFTALQSQDNYLRIQDDTLEGELASVDLSTTDNLNNLVKVGENLLKKKFTRVNLDSGIYETVPDKGTIQEELNRFASLLSEIRKQKKSKHQNGK, encoded by the exons ATGGAGGAAGTTAAGCCGGTGAATTTCATTACCGTTCTTAGCATTGATGGCGGAGGGGTCAGAGGAATCATTCCTGGTGTTATTCTTGCCTACCTTGAATCTCAACTTCAGGAGATAGATGGTGCTGATGCAAGACTTGCAGATTACTTTAATGTAATTGCTGGAACAAGTACAGGTGGTCTCATTACAGCCATGTTAGCAACGCCAGATCCAGAGAGCAACAACCGTCCATTATTTGCTGCCAGACAAATTGTTCCATTTTACCTTAAAAACTTGCCACTTATTTTTCCACAGAAAAG TGGAATATTTGCGCCGCTGATGAACATGGCGAAAGTTTTAACAGGACCTAAGTATAACGGAGAGTATCTCCACAAGACAATAAGGGGGATGACAGGGAACACACTTTTGAGCCAAACGGTGACAAACATTGTTATTCCATCTTTTGATGTTGAAAAATTTCAACCTACCATTTTTTCCTCTTATCAG ATTGATGCTGAGCCAGCTTTAGATGTAAAACTGTCAGATATCTGCATAGGTACATCAGCTGCTCCAACTTTTTTACCAGCTCACTATTTTGAGAAAAGAGATGAACAAGGGAGAGTCATTAAAGAATACAACCTCATCGATGGCAGCGTTTGTGCTAACAATCCG ACTATGGTTGCAATAAGAGAAGTAACAAAAGATATGATAAGGCAGCCAAAAGGGAGAAGTGTCAATGATGCTGGCGTAGGGCTTGATCGCTTTCTTGTTATATCCATAGGAACTGGATCAAACAAGAGTGAGAAAAAATACAATGCTAAAATGGTAGCAAAATGGGGTGCATTTACATGGTTATTCAACTCAGGTGCAACTCCAGTTATCGATTGCTTCAATGAAGCAAGCACTGATATGGTCGATTATCATAACTCTGTACTTTTTACTGCTCTTCAATCTCAAGACAACTATCTTAGAATTCAA GATGATACATTAGAAGGAGAATTAGCTTCTGTGGATTTATCTACTACTGATAATCTGAATAATCTGGTAAAAGTTGGTGAgaatttattaaagaaaaaatttaCTAGAGTGAATCTAGACTCTGGCATATATGAAACAGTTCCTGATAAAGGCACCATTCAGGAAGAACTCAATAG GTTTGCTAGTTTACTGTCGGAGATAAGAAAACAGAAAAAGTCTAAGCATCAAAATGGCAAGTGA